From one Pagrus major chromosome 21, Pma_NU_1.0 genomic stretch:
- the ankrd12 gene encoding ankyrin repeat domain-containing protein 12 isoform X2, giving the protein MAKPGSDRDGAMVDKQAGKKSKDKLSPFTKTPKLDRSELLGKEGKAKSSMKRKLSFTTSPLRTEERDSDTDKDGPDKKKVKKEAGGKKSQANLLFGYPLSERKQMALLMQMTANSPDSTPSHPSQTTPVQKKVPSSASSRQKDKVNKRNERGETPLHMAAIRGDAKQVKELISLGADVNVKDFAGWTPLHEACNLGYYDVAKVLIAAGAEVNTQGLDDDTPLHDASSSGHKDIVKLLLRHGGNAFQANKRGERPVDVADSQELEQLLKGEVPLSDQDDSSSESEDPPSVNPSSVDDNMDDSDTEKDSDGKPATKASSSMPGLDEYEFKDEEEEEDLSKALNDRHILRRELRQREKEEKERNHVAGKQSSKGDSSSKSKKQKTSRVPCSSDTSSDEMESLPEKRSSPTCSQSSESIKVDTRSKKDTAEQKDKDKDKGKVKRKSKSQNKNKENQEDGKENSKTLVLSLATVSESTEKGREEDSFKMSFSPKDDSSVHLFHLSSIKSPKLNHSLTDKQTPLKQENTKMCISISDGSCPVDGVKYNHYTDADYCTEGSSTKGCKHKEKSKHQQKDPSVDGDDGHSSPYKDGSIGNSIDNAEGALRKSDLDGKVVKKHKLKHKEKDKHRREYEAERSRHRQKEARKDSHRNLEFDREFWKENFFKSDETDDSLPVKKEGEDNSSLQKTSDSSPVKDERNTKEKHSSSKEKRPREDREKDKAVKKERKEAAGKEEKVKDSKLSERDEKVDCHGSGRIPEETLQSNSMKEETEEKPISGITADQEQLEPSEKGSREKTDKRFPGKEKDSEKMEKRHPDKEKKVKTEHSDKAEPQNSVDRWKDKERTGAISSHSPGDKNYKENEKLKSLSTTKKHEDSRKNKDKFDKRSDRERQDREYSAGDHREKERTNSDKKGKPLEKTADHSKSDRSKERDCDRKKRDKIKDGTSSNLKLLLEEKKSYLSESSKSLSMKSKEEVMRTPEKDRDRRDRDRDSDKHKDKDKDRHKDRSQQAKISKAKPNETDADKAKSKASPATRDTKPKEKRLVNDDLMQTSFERMLSLKDQEIEQWHRKHLEKIKQKERERLKQRPIADPGKSKPKDRTKTEPCLSKELMRSKSSESSDVHSRDKPLKDGTSPRTMSLDGKSLPSISAKVMSAVENCLTRSPRPESERCGLMSRSVSLVSVASSEDSCQATTLTPRHVEYDSDMNMEASDSQPAFLQSSLVIQATRSPSVHEKDCNSLPDVPQSNRTLLSGRHESPYLRAILDEDANSSTEGKAVENLPKPIQPTEEIRPRETSVETEESLTSQPCLNSVADSVTEQEEGLPPQVSNKDNESKNLTLPECSGSQTGSTEEKTDPPVVKDVPCLTENSQAEFSDKDSDQPSLPTACVTEEPSTLTNTKTFQQREPLTVSGMESVQQTESGTSQVSDHKDKPLESSERAEQESMETVSESFRTEAVGSPVPSTSSHIPSSTSGESLPGFGKMSSEPECSPEDMDVDNQDCKKSRPSSDAAGSCLDAQVENKDSMPSSPEHKTEEMADVVQSSENNSGAAVSAPIESSSVEGSLATESSSEYKAEASSEQMEVTPAEEKPESSSSGEEQSQSTIQSAAQIYSSSSSSSSSCSGSSTASGSSSPQSGDRDSDSSGAKVKVRSADEDVDIHVPHPRKRKMPKVSTSQSCSTTQQEKERGQQSLAAIVDSVKLEEIQPYQTERANPYYEFLHIRKKIEEKRKVLCSVTPQPPQYYDEYVTFNGSYLLDGNPLSKLCIPTITPPPSLPEQLKEMFKQQEVVRMKLRLQHSIEREKLIVSNEQEVLRVHYRAARTLANQTLPFSACTVLLDAEVYNMPQDVQNDDGKTSVRDRFNARQFMSWLQDVDDKFDKLKTCLLMRQQHEAAALNAVQRLEWQLKLQELDPATYKSTSIFEIPEFYIPLVEVNDDFDLTPI; this is encoded by the exons ATGGCCAAACCTGGGAGCGACAGAGATGGAGCCATGGTGGATAAGCAGGCGGGGAAGAAG AGCAAAGACAAGTTGTCCCCTTTCACCAAAACTCCGAAGCTGGACCGGAGTGAATTGCTGGGAAAGGAAGGGAAAGCCAAGTCTTCCATGAAGCGCAAGCTCTCCTTCACTACCAGTCCGCTCCGGACCGAGGAGCGAGACTCTGACACCG aTAAAGACGGACCAGACAAGAAGAAGGTGAAAAAGGAGGCTGGGGGCAAGAAGTCCCAGGCCAACCTTTTGTTTGGGTATCCTCTGTCAGAGCGCAAACAGATGGCTCTACTAATGCAGATGACTGCCAACAGTCCAG ACTCAACTCCCAGTCACCCCTCACAAACGACGCCCGTGCAGAAGAAAGTCCCCAGCAGCGCCTCATCTCGACAGAAGGATAAGGTCAACAAGAGGAACGAGCGAGGGGAGACTCCCCTTCACATGGCTGCCATCCGGGGAGACGCCAAGCAAGTTAAAGAGCTCATTAGCCTGGGAGCTGATGTCAACGTCAAAGACTTTGCAG GTTGGACACCTCTTCATGAAGCCTGTAATCTCGGCTACTACGATGTGGCCAAGGTCTTAATAGCAGCAGGTGCAGAGGTGAACACGCAGGGGCTGGATGACGATACGCCACTCCATGATGCCTCTAGCAGCGGGCACAAAGAT ATTGTAAAACTGCTACTTCGACATGGTGGTAACGCCTTCCAGGCAAACAAGCGCGGCGAGCGCCCGGTGGACGTGGCGGACTCTCAGGAGCTTGAACAGCTATTAAAGGGAGAGGTGCCACTGTCGGACCAAGACGACAGTTCTTCAG AGTCTGAAGACCCACCGTCTGTCAATCCATCCAGCGTGGATGACAACATGGACGACTCCGATACTGAAAAGGACTCGGATGGCAAACCAGCCACAAAAGCGTCGTCGTCCATGCCAGGGCTGGATGAGTACGAGTTCAAGgacgaggaagaagaggaggatctCAGTAAGGCCCTGAACGACAGACACATCCTCCGGAGGGAACTACGGCAGCgggagaaggaggaaaaagagagaaatcatGTGGCAGGAAAGCAGAGCAGCAAAGGGGATTCCTCCTCCAAGTCCAAGAAGCAGAAGACGTCTCGTGTCCCCTGCAGCTCTGATACCTCCAGCGACGAAATGGAGAGCCTTCCAGAGAAACGGAGTTCCCCCACTTGCTCTCAGAGCTCAGAGAGCATCAAGGTCGACACGAGGTCTAAAAAGGACACTGCTGAGCAAAAGGACAAGGACAAGGACAAGGGCAAAGTCAAGAGGAAGAGTAAAAGccagaataaaaacaaggaaaacCAAGAGGATGGGAAAGAGAATAGCAAAACGTTGGTCCTCTCTCTTGCAACAGTGTCCGAGAGCACAGAAAAGGGTCGGGAGGAAGACTCATTCAAGATGTCTTTCAGTCCTAAAGATGACTCATCCGTCCACCTCTTCCATTTGTCATCCATAAAGTCTCCAAAACTGAACCACAGCCTGACAGATAAACAAACACCACTCAAACAGGAAAATACTAAGATGTGCATTTCCATCAGTGACGGCTCATGTCCGGTGGACGGTGTCAAATACAACCACTACACAGACGCAGACTACTGCACTGAAGGCTCCAGCACCAAGGGGTGCAAGCACAAGGAAAAGagcaaacatcaacaaaaagaCCCCAGTGTAGATGGAGACGACGGTCATTCAAGTCCTTACAAAGACGGCAGCATAGGAAACAGTATAGACAATGCTGAAGGTGCCTTACGGAAGAGTGACTTAGATGGCAAAGTAGTAAAGAAGCATAAACTTAAACACaaggagaaagacaaacacaggcGGGAATACGAGGCAGAGCGGAGCCGACACAGGCAGAAAGAAGCCAGGAAAGACAGCCACAGGAATTTGGAGTTTGACAGAGAGTTCTGGAAAGAAAATTTTTTCAAAAGTGATGAGACGGATGATTCTCTGCCAGTGAAAAAAGAAGGTGAAGACAACAGCTCACTTCAGAAGACCTCTGATTCCTCTCCTGTCAAAGACGAGAGGAACACAAAGGAGAAACACTCAAGCAGCAAAGAAAAGAGGCCGAGAGAGGACCGAGAAAAAGACAAGGCTGTGAAGAAAGAGCGGAAGGAGGCTGCTGGTAAAGAGGAGAAGGTAAAGGATTCGAAGCTGAGTGAGCGTGACGAGAAAGTGGACTGCCACGGCTCAGGGCGGATTCCTGAGGAGACGCTGCAAAGCAACAGCatgaaagaagagacagaggagaaaccCATAAGTGGGATCACAGCTGATCAAGAACAGCTGGAGCCCTCTGAAAAAGGCTCACGCGAGAAAACTGACAAGAGGTTCCCAGGAAAGGAGAAAGATTCagaaaaaatggagaaaaggcATCCTGACaaggaaaaaaaggtgaaaacagaGCACTCTGACAAAGCTGAACCACAGAATTCAGTGGATCGTTGGAAGGACAAAGAAAGAACGGGAGCAATTTCTTCCCACTCGCCTGGAGATAAAAACTACAAAGAGAATGAAAAGCTGAAATCTTTATCCACAACAAAAAAGCATGAGGAcagcagaaaaaataaagataagtTCGACAAACGGTCCGATAGGGAGAGACAGGACAGAGAATATAGTGCTGGGGATCACAGAGAAAAGGAACGCACAAACTCTGATAAGAAAGGAAAACCTCTGGAGAAGACTGCAGATCATAGTAAATCTGATCGTTCAAAAGAGAGAGACTGtgacaggaagaagagagacaaaataaaagatggGACCTCTTCCAATCTGAAGTTACTATtagaagagaagaagagctACCTGTCTGAGAGCAGCAAGTCCTTATCTATGAAATCCAAGGAGGAAGTTATGAGAACACCAGAAAAGGATCGTGACCGGAGAGACCGGGATAGAGACTCAGATAAACACAAGGACAAGGATAAGGACCGGCACAAAGACCGCTCCCAGCAGGCCAAGATCAGCAAGGCCAAACCCAACGAAACAGATGCAGACAAGGCCAAATCAAAAGCCTCGCCGGCAACACGAGACACTAAGCCCAAAGAGAAAAGGCTCGTGAATGATGACTTGATGCAGACCAGCTTTGAGCGCATGCTCAGCCTCAAGGACCAGGAAATTGAGCAGTGGCATCGCAAACACCTGgagaaaatcaaacaaaaagagCGGGAAAGACTTAAACAGCGGCCCATAGCAGATCCGGGGAAGTCCAAGCCTAAAGACCGAACTAAGACTGAGCCGTGCTTAAGTAAAGAGCTCATGCGCTCAAAAAGCTCTGAATCCTCTGATGTCCACAGCAGAGATAAACCCCTGAAGGACGGCACTAGCCCCAGAACAATGTCGCTTGATGGGAAGAGCCTGCCTTCTATCAGTGCAAAGGTCATGTCAGCGGTGGAAAACTGTCTGACCAGATCACCCAGACCAGAGAGTGAACGCTGCGGCCTCATGTCCAGGTCCGTGTCCCTGGTTTCTGTTGCCAGCTCAGAGGATTCATGTCAGGCGACGACATTAACACCCAGACACGTTGAATACGACTCTGACATGAACATGGAAGCCTCAGACTCTCAGCCTGCATTCCTCCAGTCTTCCCTCGTCATTCAAGCCACCAGATCGCCGTCTGTTCACGAGAAAGATTGCAACAGTCTTCCAGATGTGCCGCAAAGTAATCGGACACTGCTGTCAGGCAGACACGAATCACCGTACCTCAGGGCTATTCTGGACGAGGATGCCAACTCATCGACTGAAGGTAAAGCTGTTGAGAATCTGCCTAAACCCATCCAGCCTACAGAGGAGATCAGACCGAGAGAGACCTCCgtggaaacagaggagagccTCACGAGTCAACCATGTTTGAATTCTGTCGCTGATTCAGTCACAGAGCAAGAGGAGGGTCTCCCACCACAAGTGTCAAACAAAGACAATGAGAGTAAAAACCTGACACTTCCAGAGTGTAGTGGCTCTCAAACCGGGTCAACGGAGGAAAAAACTGATCCTCCTGTTGTGAAGGACGTCCCATGTTTGACAGAGAATTCACAAGCAGAATTCAGTGACAAAGACTCTGATCAACCATCATTACCTACAGCTTGTGTAACTGAGGAGCCATCAacgctcacaaacacaaaaaccttCCAGCAAAGGGAACCACTCACTGTTTCTGGCATGGAGAGCGTGCAGCAGACAGAATCGGGTACCTCACAAGTTTCTGACCATAAAGACAAACCTCTGGAGAGTTCTGAAAGAGCAGAACAGGAGAGCATGGAAACGGTTTCAGAAAGCTTCAGAACAGAGGCTGTTGGAAGTCCCGTCCCGTCCACCAGTTCGCACATTCCCAGCTCCACTTCAGGGGAGTCGTTGCCAGGCTTTGGCAAAATGAGCTCAGAGCCTGAATGTTCTCCAGAGGACATGGATGTAGATAACCAAGACTGCAAGAAATCAAGACCTTCCAGTGACGCTGCAGGCTCATGTCTCGATGCTCAGGTGGAGAATAAGGACAGTATGCCCTCGAGCCCTGAACACAAAACTGAAGAGATGGCTGATGTCGTGCAGAGCTCAGAGAACAACAGTGGTGCTGCTGTTTCTGCTCCAATAGAGAGTTCGTCGGTTGAGGGCAGCCTGGCTACAGAGAGCTCCTCTGAATATAAAGCAGAGGCCAGCTCAGAGCAGATGGAGGTGACCCCTGCCGAGGAGAAACCAGAGTCATCTTCATCTGGAGAGGAGCAGAGTCAAAGCACCATCCAATCGGCAGCTCAGATTtactccagcagcagcagcagcagcagcagctgcagcggcagcagcacTGCCTCAGGGAGCTCCTCACCTCAATCTGGAGACCGGGATTCAGATTCTTCAGGGGCTAAGGTCAAGGTTCGCTCTGCAGACGAGGACGTGGACATCCATGTGCCCCATCCTCGCAAGAGAAAGATGCCCAAAGTGTCGACCTCCCAGTCCTGCTCAACGACCCaacaggagaaggagagaggccAGCAGTCTCTGGCTGCTATTGTGGACTCtgtgaagctggaggagattCAACCCTACCAGACAGAGAGGGCCAACCCTTACTACGAGTTCTTGCACATCAGGAAGAAGATCGAGGAGAAGCGCAAAGTGTTGTGCAGCGTCACCCCCCAACCACCACAGTATTATGATGAATATGTGACCTTCAACGGATCCTACCTCTTAGATGGGAACCCACTCAGCAAGCTCTGTATACCAACA ATAACTCCACCTCCGTCGTTACCTGAGCAGCTGAAAGAGATGTTCAAACAACAAGAGGTCGTCCGGATGAAACTACGACTACAGCACAGCATTGAAAGG GAAAAGCTGATTGTTTCAAATGAACAGGAAGTCTTACGAGTCCATTACCGGGCAGCAAGAACACTGGCCAATCAGACTCTGCCTTTCAGTGCCTGTACAGTTTTATTGGATGCTGAAGTGTACAACATGCCTCAAGACGTCCAG AACGATGATGGCAAAACGTCAGTGAGAGACAGATTCAACGCCAGACAGTTTATGTCCTGGTTACAAGACGTTGATGACAAGTTTGACAAACTGAAG ACGTGTCTGCTGATGAGGCAGCAGCACGAGGCGGCGGCCCTGAACGCTGTGCAGCGTCTGGAGTGGCAGCTCAAACTACAGGAGCTCGACCCGGCCACCTACAAGTCCACCAGTATCTTCGAGATCCCTGAGTTCTACATCCCGCTCGTGGAGGTCAACGACGACTTCGACCTCACCCCGATATGA